One segment of Desmodus rotundus isolate HL8 chromosome 6, HLdesRot8A.1, whole genome shotgun sequence DNA contains the following:
- the KRIT1 gene encoding krev interaction trapped protein 1: MGNPENIEDAYVAVIRPKNTASLNSREYKAKSYEILLHEVPIEGQKKKRKKVLLETKLQGNSEVTQGILDYVVETTKPISPANQGIKGKRVVLLKKFPLDGEKMGREAALYIVPSVVKDNTKYAYTPGCPIFYCLQDIMRVCSESSTHFATLTARMLIALDKWLDERHAQSHFIPALFRPSPLERIKTNVINPAYATESGQTENSLHMGYSALEIKSKMLALEKADTCIYNPLFGSDLQYTNRVDKVVINPYFGLGAPDYSKIQIPKQEKWQRSMSSVTEDKERPWVDDFPLHRSACEGDSELLTRLLNEKFSVNQLDNDHWAPIHYACWLGKVEATRILLEKGKCNPNLLNGHLSSPLHFAAGGGHAEIVQILLNHPEVDRHITDQQGKSPLNICEENKQNNWEETAKLLKEAINKPYEKVRIYRMDGSYRSVELKHGNNTTVQQIMEGMRLSQETQQYFTIWICSENLSLQLKPYHKPLQHVRDWPEILAELTNLDPQRETPQLFLRRDVRLPLEVEKKIEDPLAILILFDEARYNLLKGFYTAPDAKLITLASLLLQIVYGNYESKKHKQGFLNEENLKSIVPITKLKSKAPHWTNRILHEYKNLSTSEGVSKEMHHLQRMFLQNCWEIPTYGAAFFTGQIFTKASPSNHKVIPVYVGVNIKGLHLLNMETKALLISLKYGCFMWQLGDADTCFQIHSMENKMSFIVHTKQAGLVVKLLMKLNGQLMPPERNS; encoded by the exons ATGGGAAATCCAGAGAACATAGAAGATGCATATGTTGCTGTTATTCGTCCAAAGAATACTGCCAGCCTAAATTCCCGGGAATACAAGGCTAAATCATACGAA attttattgcaTGAAGTTCCCATTgagggacagaaaaaaaagagaaagaaagttttGTTGGAAACTAAACTTCAAGGCAACAGTGAAGTAACGCAAGGCATATTGGATTACGTAGTAGAAACCACCAAACCAATTTCTCCTGCAAACCAGGGTATCAAAG gaAAACGAGTGGTACTACTGAAGAAATTTCCCCTGGATGGGGAGAAGATGGGCAGAGAAGCAGCATTATATATTGTTCCATCAGTTGTCAAAG aTAATACTAAATATGCATATACTCCAGGATGCCCAATTTTTTACTGCTTACAAGATATTATGCGAGTCTGTAGTGAATCCAGCACTCACTTTGCTACTCTTACAGCAAGGATGTTAATAGCCTTGGATAA GTGGTTAGATGAACGTCATGCACAATCTCACTTTATTCCAGCTTTATTCCGACCGTCTCCTCTTGAGCGGATAAAAACTAACGTCATAAATCCTGCATATGCTACTGAATCGGGTCAGACAGAAAACTCACTACATATGGGCTATAGTGCACtagaaataaagagtaaaatgctGGCCCTAGAGAAAGCAGATACCTGTATTTACAACCCTTTGTTTGGATCAGATCTTCAATACACAAATCGG gTTGATAAAGTGGTAATTAATCCATACTTTGGTCTAGGAGCTCCAGACTACTCAAAAATTCAAATTCCCAAACAGGAAAAATGGCAGAGAAGCATGAGCAGTGTCACAGAAGACAA GGAACGACCATGGGTAGATGATTTTCCTCTCCATCGAAGTGCCTGTGAAGGAGATTCAGAATTATTAACCCGTCTTCTCAATGAAAAATTTTCAGTCAACCAATTAGATAATGATCACTGGGCGCCCATTCATTATGCATGCTG gcttggAAAAGTTGAGGCCACTCGCATATTGTTAGAAAAAGGAAAGTGCAATCCAAACCTTTTAAATGGACACCTTAGTTCTCCTCTTCATTTTGCTGCTGGAGGAGGACATGCTGAAATAGTACAGATTCTCTTAAACCATCCAGAAGTTGACAGA CACATAACAGACCAACAAGGAAAATCCCCTTTAAATATTTgcgaagaaaacaaacaaaataattggGAAGAAACTGCAAAATTGTTGAAGGAAGCCATTAACAAACCA TATGAAAAAGTTCGAATATACAGAATGGATGGGTCATACCGTTCTGTTGAACTGAAGCATGGAAATAATACCACAGTGCAGCAGATAATGGAAGGAATGCGTCTCTCTCAAGAAACACAGCAATATTTCACTATTTGGATCTGTTCAGAAAACCTCA GCCTTCAACTCAAACCTTATCACAAACCCTTGCAACATGTTCGGGACTGGCCAGAAATACTTGCTGAATTGACTAATTTGGATCCCCAAAGGGAAACACCACAGCTTTTCCTAAGAAGAGATGTGAGACTTCCTTTGGAAGTTGAAAAAAAG attgaAGACCCACTGGCTATTCTTATTCTCTTCGATGAAGCCAGATATAATTTATTGAAGGGCTTTTATACAGCTCCTGATGCCAAACTAATAACATTGGCAAGTCTGTTGTTACAAATAGTTTATGGAAATTATGAGAGTAAGAAACACAAGCAAGGTTTCCTAAA TGAAGAAAATCTAAAGTCCATTGTACCTATTACCAAATTGAAAAGTAAGGCACCTCACTGGACAAACCGAATACTTCATGAATACAAG AATCTCAGTACAAGCGAGGGTGTCAGTAAAGAAATGCATCACCTTCAGCGCATGTTCTTACAGAATTGTTGGGAAATCCCTACATATGGAGCAGCTTTTTTCACAGGACAGATATTTACAAAAGCAAGCCCCAGCAATCATAAAGTCATCCCTGTGTATGTAGGAGTGAATATAAAAGGACTTCATCTCCTCAACATGGAAACTAAG